TCCAATTCTTCAATTTTTAGATTTTTCTCCATCAAAATTTGATCCAATTTTTCTTCAAGTTTTCTTGTCTTGTCTCGTGAAGATTGCAAAGTCACCATCAAACTAATTAGaggttagtcgataacatacttttatcattttattaccTTGCAAGTTCTTTCTCTTTGTTCTTACAGGCAGTGAAAGCAGTAGTTAACTCATGTTGCAAGGCTCCTTTCCTCTCTTCACTGATTCGAAGTTCATCTTCAAGTTGTCGCAGCCGAGTATTTAGAATGCGTTCTTTCTCTTTCATTTCTTGTTTCAAATTTTGTTCCTGTTCTTTCAGACGTATTTGCCAATAACTCACACTATGACTAGCACTAGCAGGTCTACTACTGCGAGGAGAAACATGGAGTCTCTCTTCACACTTACGTTGGAGTTCCTGATTCAAGCGAGTCACTTCACGATGTTTTTGAATCAACTCGCTCAGATCAGGTCGGTCCCCAAGTGTGAAACTAGAGGCTGTAGCCATCCAGTTATCACCATCAGTACCATGAAGGTTAGGTAAAGAAGTTGTTGAGCCCATATCATTCGCTGTAGATCTCCTCAAGTTAGCTAGACGTAACTCTGTGGTCTCAATTCTTAGTCTTCTGTTAGCATCTTCTTCAACCTCTAGTTGAGCTTGAAGTCGAGCTATTTCAGATCTCAATCGATCCAATTCCTCTTGCAAACGTCTCCTATCAGCACATTGTCTTTCTAACTCACTGATCTTTCTCCTTGCATGAGCAAGCTGTTCTTTTAAAACTAGTAATTGATTGTCTCCTTCGACTTTAACTctttctctttctatctctaaTTCATGAAGGAGACGTTCATTCTCTTTTTGTAAATTGTCTAGCAATTGAAGAGTTGAGTTCAAATCTTCTTTGTCTCCTCCATGTTTACGAGTTAATGATTGAAATTGTTTCTGAAGTTTTGCCAATTCATCCAACTTTTCAGACATAGAACTACAAAATATCATatcatagacacacacacataacaataTGAGGTAATACTTGTTAGCTTGAGACTCTTCGCTTCTTCCTGCCATCATCTCACGATATAGCTCTTCCAAACTTTTGCAAAATGAGGAGGAGAAGATTTTTCAGACATTGCTCCAATAATCATAGTAGTTGAAGTATTTGATCCCTGGTTAAGTGAATGCAAATATTAGCAGACATATGGAGGGTACCTACCGGAGAGGCATCTGCTCCAGTTGGAGTAGCTCCTTTAGTGGGCGTAGTTTCTACACTCACAGAGACTTTACCAGGAGAGCGACTGAGTTCTCTAATTTGAGCTTCTAGTCTCAGTACCTGTTCTTTCAATTGTTCCATAACACGTTTGGCTTCATCATAAGCACTTGTGTTATGTGCAGCAGCCTCCTCTAGTGTCCTGATATAATTCTGAGAGATGATAATATGATCAATCTGTACAtttgatattaaaacattactTCCAGTTGTTCTTTCTCTTCATTTAGTGTTATAATGGTCTCCTCTAACTCTTGTTTTTCTCTCTGTGCTTTCTCAAATTCTTGCTGCAGATCCTACAgtattagttaacaatgttGGTCACATgatcatgtttatatttaccAATATGATTTTATCTTTAGTAAGTACAGCTTGTCTTAAACTAGCTATCTCAGAATCTTTTGTTTGTAGAGCATGTTCTTGTGCTTTGAGACGAGCTTGTAATTTAGCCTAATAGAAAATATAACATCAATTTTTAAGACAATAAATGTCTTACTACTTCAGCAGTAGGTACTCCATTTGATTGGTTCTGATTTTGACTTAATTCATCAAGTGTGCGTTGTAAACTGTCAATAGTTCGTCTAATGAGAATAcattaatatacagtatatcAGAGCTAACAATAGAgggaatttattattattattatattgaaacTGAAAGATGTATCCTATCATTAGTAATTATATTACAGACATcataatataaacaattattacTAACAGGAGGACAATGATATAGCTGCCATTAGTACATAGTGCTATAGTTACAGAACACAATGTTCTTTTGGACAGcactatattataaatacattaattttataatataacatactcTGAATGTTCCAGAAGtatattttttctctttatttGCTGTTCCAAGTCATCAATTTGAGCTTGAAGGTCTCCATTCTATATAACAAAGATTTAATTGCTACATTTGTGATGAACTCTACTTACTTCTTGACGTAATCTCTCTAACTCTCTCCTCAAGGCTTCATTCTCTCCTCTCAATTGAGCAATCTCACTTCTCAAATTTCTAGCAGCAGCTATAAATAGTTGAAgtaatcataattattattatgataatataattaatacctTCCTTTTTGTTCTAATTGTTGTGTTAAAGTTCTATTGTACTTTGTAATACACCCTAATATAAAGTATGTCatattatttactaaataaattaGCACTTACCTTTTCTGCTGCATGAGCTGTTGTAGCTTGTAATAATCTCTCCTCTGTGtcctgtaacatatatatatatatattaaaggagGAATTAAGAGGGAATTGTAACTTACAGTTAACTTTCTTTGAAGTTCTTCAATTGCTTGTCTCAGTTGTGCTATCAATTCATCTTTAGCCATTAAACTAGACTGAGCATCATTCTAACCCGAAATAAAACCAGTTAAACAAGTTTGACCAGCTTTCAATACAAGTTCTCACTTTAAGTTTAGTCTCTTGTTTCAATTGTTCTCGTAACTGCTCAATTTCGCTAGTAAGTTGAGTTACTTGACTAGATATCTAAACATgtcataaattacattaattaaacagATTATGATAGGGATTACCTCTTGTGCATTAATGTTAGTACTGTGAGCTGCAGTCCTAGCAGCTGACAAAGCTGTATCTTTTTCTGCTAGTTCTGCTCTCAATTGAGAGAGCTGTGCTTTTAAATCAGCCaactacaaaataataatattattttatattgacatttaatatacctcattttctttttgttgaagTCGTCTCTTTAAATTCTAAAgtaatacaattaaataattataattattatattatctcATTACTGACTTCAATCTCTTCATCTCTGTCTCTAACAGTTCTTTCTA
This genomic stretch from Gigantopelta aegis isolate Gae_Host unplaced genomic scaffold, Gae_host_genome ctg2764_pilon_pilon:::debris, whole genome shotgun sequence harbors:
- the LOC121391648 gene encoding spindle pole body component 110-like, with the protein product MRETVEAEGSELILEFLNEMLNFEDEIVQQSKVLGSDEAQLQELKKEKFGLKLRIYHLEEALRKRYGESNEDWEMEEEELRAQQLEEEVNELMRQLNETSTQKLKILEEELAQTISELENAQKTNELKDRKIQELELEILRATNKMAAMATEHAQQMQTLTDEINKLKATLEEKDELLRQRDREILELNRQLRELQRQLREVTDTAEQLRNRLAAKEEECLEKEREMELADLKAQLSQLRAELAEKDTALSAARTAAHSTNINAQEDTEERLLQATTAHAAEKAKLQARLKAQEHALQTKDSEIASLRQAVLTKDKIILIDHIIISQNYIRTLEEAAAHNTSAYDEAKRVMEQLKEQVLRLEAQIRELSRSPGKVSVSVETTPTKGATPTGADASPLDELAKLQKQFQSLTRKHGGDKEDLNSTLQLLDNLQKENERLLHELEIERERVKVEGDNQLLVLKEQLAHARRKISELERQCADRRRLQEELDRLRSEIARLQAQLEVEEDANRRLRIETTELRLANLRRSTANDMGSTTSLPNLHGTDGDNWMATASSFTLGDRPDLSELIQKHREVTRLNQELQRKCEERLHVSPRSSRPASASHSVSYWQIRLKEQEQNLKQEMKEKERILNTRLRQLEDELRISEERKGALQHELTTAFTACKNKEKELAR